The following proteins are encoded in a genomic region of Candidatus Methylospira mobilis:
- a CDS encoding L-histidine N(alpha)-methyltransferase, whose protein sequence is MNTESFRPVWVHPSLRGEMQARKRADSLCLGEMEHAFHYVGVRQTQLWLEVHRNHAPMFGDPAFEAIYRRIFTDVAANLNGQPLHVIGLGTGGGQKESRLLEALQSAGCPCRYTPIDISLELALLSAETAAGKSSYDIMPVAGDLSLLSELPDWLERYPAGEMRIYTAFGLTPNFLPSWLFPRLHGVLRPQDKLLLSANLALENGASDTDASYHSACAAILPQYDNAETRQWLGQVLVDWGIAEYLTPLRFTIKPIEKLQAFVARSTWREDVSFPWEGKYFQARKGDELRLFFSLRYTPKRLEEVLNRHGFTLGPGYCTPCGREGVWQMACYQIESSHPVESEYTSGQLSWK, encoded by the coding sequence ATGAATACCGAGTCGTTTCGGCCCGTGTGGGTACACCCGTCGCTGCGTGGCGAAATGCAGGCGAGAAAGCGTGCGGATTCGCTGTGTTTGGGAGAAATGGAGCACGCCTTCCATTATGTCGGCGTCAGACAAACACAGTTATGGCTGGAAGTACACCGCAACCATGCACCGATGTTCGGCGATCCCGCCTTCGAGGCTATCTATCGCCGGATTTTCACCGATGTTGCCGCAAACCTGAACGGGCAGCCGCTCCATGTAATTGGTCTCGGCACAGGTGGAGGACAAAAGGAAAGCCGGCTGCTGGAAGCTTTGCAAAGCGCGGGCTGCCCGTGCCGCTACACCCCGATCGATATTAGCCTGGAATTGGCATTGCTCTCCGCTGAAACGGCCGCCGGGAAATCGAGCTACGATATCATGCCGGTAGCGGGCGACCTTTCCCTGCTGAGCGAGCTTCCGGACTGGCTCGAACGCTACCCGGCCGGCGAGATGCGGATTTACACGGCTTTCGGACTGACTCCGAACTTCCTGCCAAGCTGGCTTTTCCCGCGACTGCATGGTGTTTTAAGACCACAGGACAAGCTGCTGCTGAGCGCAAACCTGGCATTGGAAAACGGTGCATCCGATACTGATGCAAGCTACCACAGTGCCTGCGCCGCCATCCTGCCGCAATACGATAATGCGGAAACGAGGCAGTGGCTCGGGCAGGTTCTGGTCGACTGGGGCATCGCGGAATATTTGACTCCGTTGCGCTTCACCATCAAACCCATCGAAAAGCTACAGGCCTTCGTCGCCCGCAGCACATGGCGGGAAGATGTTTCTTTCCCCTGGGAAGGCAAGTATTTTCAGGCGCGCAAAGGCGACGAACTAAGGCTTTTTTTCAGTCTGCGCTACACCCCAAAGCGGCTGGAAGAGGTGCTGAATCGACACGGTTTCACTCTCGGACCAGGATACTGCACGCCGTGCGGACGGGAAGGCGTGTGGCAGATGGCTTGTTACCAGATTGAATCATCCCATCCGGTAGAAAGCGAATATACATCTGGACAGCTGAGTTGGAAGTAA
- a CDS encoding SDR family oxidoreductase — MNRVALITGAGRGLGAALAIRLAYDGFRVAVHYRSSTAGAERTCSAIQESGGIAELFCADLARDAEALALADSVGKRFGQIDLLINNAGIYRERRGLQLSEEEWFEGLNSTVTQSFFTTRACLPWMQKARLKRIINIGDSSCDRPGARDYALSYHIGKTGLWILTRSLAAELAADGVAVNMVSPGFLENSIGSTGAESIPAGRPGNFGDIFQAVRFLALEAPAYLTGSNLVVSGGWNLR, encoded by the coding sequence ATGAACAGGGTTGCGTTAATAACCGGGGCTGGGCGCGGATTGGGCGCCGCGCTTGCAATCAGGCTGGCGTATGACGGCTTTCGCGTGGCGGTGCATTACCGCTCCAGCACTGCCGGAGCCGAACGAACCTGCTCCGCTATCCAGGAATCAGGAGGGATTGCCGAATTGTTTTGCGCGGATCTGGCGCGCGATGCCGAGGCTCTGGCGCTTGCCGACAGCGTCGGCAAGCGTTTTGGCCAGATCGATCTGCTGATCAACAATGCTGGAATTTATCGGGAGCGGCGCGGTTTGCAGCTGAGCGAAGAGGAGTGGTTCGAAGGACTGAACTCGACCGTGACCCAGTCCTTTTTCACCACGCGCGCCTGTCTTCCCTGGATGCAGAAAGCCCGGCTCAAACGCATAATCAACATCGGCGACTCCAGTTGCGACCGGCCCGGCGCGCGCGACTACGCATTGAGCTACCATATCGGCAAAACCGGCTTATGGATATTGACGCGCTCACTGGCCGCTGAACTGGCCGCCGATGGCGTCGCCGTAAACATGGTCTCACCCGGCTTTCTCGAAAACAGCATCGGCAGTACCGGAGCCGAGTCCATACCGGCGGGCCGGCCCGGAAATTTCGGGGATATTTTTCAAGCCGTCAGATTTCTCGCGCTGGAAGCCCCGGCATACCTCACCGGTTCGAATCTGGTGGTCAGCGGCGGATGGAATCTGCGATGA
- the hemH gene encoding ferrochelatase gives MASSPVKTCVMLLNLGTPDAPTPAALRRYLSEFLSDTRVVEIPRVLWWLILHGIVLRLRPRKSAKAYKSIWTDRGSPLLALTQDLADAVRRVLDSDGHDDIRVEIAMRYGNPSIISRLEALRRLQVDKLIVMPLYPQYAAATTASAFDAIAAVFKTWRRIPALNFIAGYHDDPAYIAAVSESIRSFHAAHGAADLLLFSFHGLPQRCRDLGDPYVEQCLDTAERIAAQLGLPHVAWRVVFQSRFGKAEWVKPYCVDVLKSLPCEEILNVDVVCPGFAVDCLETLEEIAITNRDIFLAAGGVSYRYIPALNAGEGHARLVAGLIKERL, from the coding sequence ATGGCTTCATCTCCCGTAAAGACCTGTGTGATGCTGTTAAATCTCGGCACGCCCGACGCCCCGACGCCCGCCGCGCTCAGACGATACTTGTCCGAGTTTTTATCGGATACCCGCGTCGTGGAAATACCTCGCGTGCTGTGGTGGCTGATTCTGCATGGCATAGTTTTGCGCTTGAGACCGCGCAAGTCGGCCAAGGCTTATAAAAGCATATGGACGGACAGAGGTTCGCCGTTGTTGGCGTTGACGCAGGATCTGGCCGATGCCGTGCGGCGGGTTCTCGATAGCGACGGTCACGACGATATACGGGTGGAGATTGCGATGCGTTACGGCAATCCCTCAATAATATCACGACTGGAAGCCTTGCGGCGCTTGCAGGTCGACAAGCTGATCGTTATGCCGCTCTATCCGCAATACGCTGCGGCGACTACCGCCAGCGCCTTCGATGCGATAGCCGCCGTTTTTAAAACATGGAGACGTATCCCGGCGCTGAATTTTATTGCCGGCTATCACGATGATCCGGCCTATATCGCTGCCGTTAGCGAAAGTATCCGGTCTTTCCACGCGGCGCATGGCGCTGCCGATCTTTTGCTGTTTTCCTTTCACGGCCTGCCGCAACGCTGTCGCGACCTTGGCGATCCTTACGTGGAGCAATGTCTGGATACCGCCGAACGGATAGCTGCACAGCTGGGATTGCCGCACGTAGCCTGGCGCGTGGTTTTTCAATCTCGCTTCGGCAAGGCCGAATGGGTCAAGCCCTATTGTGTCGATGTGCTGAAATCACTGCCGTGCGAAGAGATACTCAACGTCGATGTGGTTTGCCCCGGATTTGCCGTGGATTGTCTGGAAACTCTGGAAGAAATCGCAATCACCAATCGAGACATTTTTCTGGCGGCGGGCGGCGTTTCCTACCGTTATATTCCGGCGCTTAATGCGGGGGAGGGGCACGCCCGGCTTGTGGCGGGGTTGATAAAAGAAAGGTTGTGA
- a CDS encoding DUF475 domain-containing protein: MKHFASSIIVTLVGLSVAYYWAGFPGLSVAFLLGLMEVSLSFDNAIVDASILKNMSAQWQRRFLTWGMLFAVFGVRMLLPLMIVSLTSGLSLTEVAHMAVQHPDLYARHIEQSHMQISAFGGMYLLMVFFSFFFRATKSVHWLRWLEKRLSRLGKLESIEVALALGILMGAQYFLPQESRLPVLLSGVIGVVLFVIIKSASKIVEDSESPQKVANQGFSAFVYLEILDLSFSLDGVIGAFAITQDIVIILIGLIMGAMVVRNFTLFLVRRSALDEFLFLEHGAHYAIGALSLLMLYTLFAEVSEIITGTLGMSIILLSLWSSIRHRRQTQQQPQPLAKAVARVKRRK, encoded by the coding sequence ATGAAACATTTCGCATCATCCATAATCGTTACGCTGGTCGGTTTGAGCGTCGCTTACTACTGGGCAGGTTTTCCGGGACTATCGGTGGCATTTCTGCTGGGCCTCATGGAAGTCAGCCTGTCTTTTGACAACGCCATTGTCGATGCCTCCATACTAAAAAACATGAGCGCGCAGTGGCAGCGGCGCTTCCTGACCTGGGGCATGCTGTTCGCGGTGTTTGGCGTGCGTATGCTGTTGCCGCTGATGATCGTGTCGTTGACCAGCGGATTATCACTGACTGAGGTTGCGCACATGGCCGTGCAGCACCCTGATCTTTATGCCCGCCATATCGAACAATCTCACATGCAAATTTCAGCATTTGGCGGCATGTATCTGCTGATGGTGTTTTTTTCCTTCTTTTTCCGCGCAACCAAATCGGTGCACTGGCTCAGGTGGCTGGAAAAACGGCTGTCCCGTTTGGGAAAACTGGAATCCATAGAAGTCGCGCTCGCGCTTGGCATATTAATGGGGGCTCAATATTTTCTGCCGCAGGAATCGCGTCTGCCGGTACTATTGTCAGGCGTTATCGGAGTTGTACTTTTTGTCATCATCAAAAGCGCCTCGAAAATTGTCGAGGATAGCGAATCCCCTCAAAAAGTGGCGAACCAGGGCTTTAGCGCGTTTGTTTACCTGGAAATACTGGATTTGTCGTTTTCGTTGGATGGCGTAATCGGCGCATTTGCAATTACTCAGGATATCGTCATTATTCTGATCGGCCTTATCATGGGCGCGATGGTCGTGCGTAACTTTACGCTGTTTCTTGTGCGTAGAAGCGCGCTGGACGAGTTTCTATTCCTCGAGCACGGCGCTCACTATGCGATAGGCGCCCTGTCACTGCTAATGCTGTACACGCTGTTTGCCGAAGTTTCGGAAATCATCACCGGCACACTGGGTATGAGCATCATACTGCTGTCTCTGTGGTCTTCCATACGCCACCGGAGACAAACGCAACAACAACCGCAGCCCCTTGCCAAAGCTGTCGCCAGGGTTAAGCGAAGAAAATGA
- the dusA gene encoding tRNA dihydrouridine(20/20a) synthase DusA — translation MSQFPSYRLSCAPMLEWTDRHCRFFLRTISRHVQLYSEMVTTGAVLRGDRARLLGFNDAEHPLVLQLGGSDPADLAACARIAEDFGYDEVNLNVGCPSDRVQKGRFGACLMKEPQLVADCVAAMQAAAGIPVTVKTRIGVDDQDSYQALTAFVGTVKAAGCHTFIVHARKAWLSGLSPKENRDIPPLRYDMAADLKRDFSNLRIILNGGVQLLDEARQHLTVFDGVMMGRAIYHNPYLLADADRLIFGEHGAAPTRHEVLERFIPYVERELAQGVRLQALSRHILGLFQGVPGGRQWRRYLSENAWKPGSGIEVLLEAGKHPG, via the coding sequence ATGTCTCAGTTTCCCTCTTATCGACTTTCTTGCGCTCCGATGCTGGAGTGGACCGACAGGCATTGCCGCTTTTTTCTGCGAACCATCAGCCGGCATGTGCAACTTTATTCGGAAATGGTTACGACGGGGGCGGTACTGCGCGGAGATCGCGCCCGATTGCTCGGGTTTAACGACGCCGAGCATCCGCTGGTATTGCAGCTGGGCGGCAGCGATCCAGCTGATCTGGCGGCATGCGCGCGCATAGCGGAAGATTTTGGCTACGACGAAGTCAACCTGAATGTCGGCTGCCCCAGCGATCGCGTACAGAAAGGTCGCTTCGGGGCTTGCCTGATGAAGGAGCCGCAACTGGTGGCGGACTGTGTAGCCGCGATGCAGGCTGCAGCCGGTATTCCTGTGACGGTCAAAACCCGTATTGGCGTCGATGATCAGGACAGTTATCAGGCATTGACGGCTTTTGTCGGGACGGTAAAGGCTGCAGGATGCCATACTTTTATAGTTCATGCGCGCAAGGCGTGGTTGTCAGGGTTATCGCCGAAGGAAAACCGCGACATACCGCCGCTACGCTACGACATGGCCGCCGATTTGAAGCGCGACTTTTCCAATCTCCGCATCATACTGAACGGTGGGGTGCAATTGCTGGATGAAGCGCGGCAACACCTGACGGTTTTCGATGGCGTAATGATGGGACGCGCCATTTACCATAATCCGTATTTATTGGCCGATGCCGACCGCCTCATATTCGGCGAGCATGGTGCGGCGCCGACGCGCCATGAAGTGCTGGAACGTTTTATTCCGTATGTAGAACGCGAGTTGGCGCAAGGGGTGCGTTTGCAGGCATTGAGCCGGCATATTCTGGGGTTGTTTCAGGGAGTACCCGGTGGGCGTCAGTGGCGGCGTTATTTAAGCGAAAACGCATGGAAACCGGGATCGGGCATTGAAGTGTTGCTGGAAGCAGGGAAACATCCCGGCTGA
- a CDS encoding dihydropteroate synthase, with protein MLDLNYLSGLARMHGGPLQQPMTRAMTLRGASFSPWPEVSIMGVVNLSPGSWYRESVATGVEAAVRRGRRLAVEGARIIDIGAESTLSHTARVDAATQRSNLVPVVRELSADGILVSVETYHADVTKACLQAGAAVVNLTAGADTEPFYRMVAEHEAGIIICYVQNGKHVRDVGDFLMTGDHTQALYDYFARETELAASLGVERMWIDPGLGFYYQNLNDSKSRIRYQLETFLNSFRLHALGWPVCHALPHAFECFEEEVRSAEPFFAVMALLGQADLLRTHEVAKVRGVIEAMKMIS; from the coding sequence ATGCTTGATCTGAATTATCTGTCCGGACTGGCCCGGATGCACGGCGGCCCGTTGCAGCAGCCCATGACGCGCGCCATGACCTTGCGCGGAGCAAGCTTTTCGCCCTGGCCCGAGGTGTCGATCATGGGGGTGGTGAATTTATCTCCCGGCTCCTGGTACCGGGAAAGCGTGGCTACCGGCGTGGAAGCCGCCGTGCGACGCGGACGGCGGCTGGCGGTGGAAGGCGCGCGCATCATTGATATCGGCGCCGAATCCACTTTATCGCATACCGCTCGCGTAGATGCTGCAACGCAACGCTCGAATCTGGTTCCGGTCGTGAGGGAACTCAGCGCCGACGGCATCCTGGTTTCGGTTGAAACCTATCATGCCGACGTCACCAAGGCATGTCTGCAGGCCGGCGCTGCTGTTGTCAACCTGACGGCGGGAGCCGATACGGAACCCTTTTATCGCATGGTTGCGGAACACGAGGCCGGCATCATCATCTGTTACGTGCAAAACGGCAAACATGTTCGCGACGTCGGCGACTTCCTGATGACCGGCGACCATACTCAGGCGCTTTACGATTATTTCGCGCGTGAAACCGAGCTGGCGGCCAGTCTGGGCGTGGAGCGCATGTGGATCGACCCCGGCTTGGGATTTTATTATCAAAACCTGAACGACAGCAAGTCCCGCATCCGATATCAGCTGGAAACGTTTCTGAACAGTTTTCGTTTACACGCCCTGGGCTGGCCGGTCTGTCATGCGCTGCCGCATGCGTTCGAATGTTTCGAGGAGGAAGTCCGTAGCGCCGAACCGTTTTTCGCTGTCATGGCCTTGCTTGGGCAAGCCGATTTGCTGCGCACGCATGAAGTCGCCAAGGTGCGCGGCGTGATCGAGGCGATGAAGATGATCTCATGA
- the rpsO gene encoding 30S ribosomal protein S15 — translation MPYTAVEKRAVVEQYQRAPNDTGSPEVQVALLTTRINHLAPHFSQNKKDHHSRQGLLRMVNRRRKLLDYLKDMDVERYRSLIEKLGLRK, via the coding sequence ATGCCTTACACAGCTGTAGAAAAACGCGCTGTTGTCGAACAATATCAGCGCGCACCCAATGACACCGGTTCGCCGGAAGTACAAGTTGCACTGTTGACTACCCGCATCAATCATCTGGCCCCCCATTTTTCTCAAAACAAAAAAGACCATCATTCCCGTCAGGGACTTCTGCGCATGGTCAATCGGCGGCGTAAACTGCTGGACTACCTTAAAGACATGGATGTCGAGCGTTATCGCTCATTGATCGAAAAACTGGGCTTGCGCAAATAG
- the folE gene encoding GTP cyclohydrolase I FolE, with the protein MKDAYSQLIRNIGEDETREGLVDTPKRAAAAFRYLNSGYNMTLEGVINNAIFEADTEDMVIVKDIELYSLCEHHLLPFIGKCHVAYLPKGKVLGLSKIARIVEMYARRLQIQEKLTKQIADAIQTAVNPRGVAVVIEAKHLCMMMRGVEKQNSVMMTSSMLGIFRKEFSTRSEFLNLINRK; encoded by the coding sequence ATGAAAGACGCTTACTCCCAACTGATCCGGAATATAGGAGAAGATGAAACGAGAGAGGGGCTGGTCGATACGCCCAAACGCGCGGCAGCGGCGTTCCGATACCTCAACAGCGGCTACAATATGACGCTCGAAGGCGTGATAAATAACGCCATTTTCGAAGCCGATACCGAGGATATGGTGATCGTCAAGGATATAGAGCTTTACTCGCTCTGCGAACATCACCTGTTGCCGTTTATCGGCAAATGTCATGTGGCTTATCTTCCCAAGGGTAAAGTGCTGGGCTTGTCGAAAATAGCGCGCATCGTGGAAATGTACGCACGCCGTTTGCAGATCCAGGAAAAACTGACCAAACAGATAGCCGATGCAATACAGACCGCGGTGAATCCGAGAGGCGTTGCCGTGGTGATCGAAGCCAAACATCTGTGCATGATGATGCGTGGGGTCGAAAAGCAGAATTCGGTGATGATGACGTCTTCCATGCTGGGAATATTCCGCAAGGAGTTCAGCACGCGTTCGGAGTTCCTCAATTTGATTAATCGCAAGTAG